The following proteins come from a genomic window of Vallitalea longa:
- a CDS encoding carbohydrate-binding family 9-like protein, translating to MNQYNVKMVKEKNINWDNIEGLTIDNYPWYEKGLKQTTHVKTLIHENYIKIKAYCEDIHSYSKETKLNGDVYLDSCFEFFVTPEDNLGGGYFNIEINCCGVLHMSYKDEEGNRVFCNEKQANRINITSSIQTETKNEAEDDRYWELLIAIPIEVLEEMSGKRIQYENETWYGNFYRCGGKTEPQYATWNNIEFEYPNFHLPKQFGKLVTS from the coding sequence ATGAATCAATACAATGTTAAGATGGTTAAAGAAAAGAACATTAATTGGGACAACATTGAAGGATTGACTATTGATAACTATCCTTGGTATGAAAAAGGACTGAAACAGACTACCCACGTGAAAACTTTAATACATGAAAATTATATTAAAATAAAAGCGTATTGTGAAGATATTCATAGTTATAGTAAGGAAACCAAATTAAATGGTGATGTTTATTTAGATAGTTGTTTCGAATTTTTTGTTACACCTGAAGATAATCTAGGTGGAGGATATTTCAATATTGAAATAAACTGCTGTGGAGTATTACATATGAGTTATAAAGATGAAGAAGGTAATAGAGTATTTTGTAATGAAAAGCAAGCAAATAGGATAAACATAACTTCCTCCATACAAACAGAAACAAAAAATGAAGCAGAAGATGATAGGTACTGGGAATTGTTAATAGCGATACCTATAGAGGTACTAGAAGAGATGAGTGGTAAACGAATTCAGTATGAGAATGAGACTTGGTACGGTAATTTCTATAGATGTGGTGGTAAAACAGAACCACAATATGCTACTTGGAACAATATAGAATTCGAGTATCCTAATTTTCATTTGCCTAAACAATTTGGGAAATTAGTAACCAGTTAA
- the nagB gene encoding glucosamine-6-phosphate deaminase, with translation MRIIVANTYEEMSKKAATIVASQVNLKPNSILGLATGGTPVGMYQELVKMYEDDEVDFSEVKSFNLDEYYPIDRTNDQSYYYYMKNNLFNHINISEDNINIPNGRAEDIEKECYEYDHKIYNSGGIDLQVLGIGTNGHIGFNEPDLTFESGTHKVKLDEETIKANSRFFDSIDEVPKEAISMGMKTIMQSKKIVLLANGEAKAKIIDKMLFGEISPNVPASILQLHPHVILILDKEAAEYIQDKI, from the coding sequence ATGAGGATAATTGTAGCAAACACATATGAAGAGATGAGTAAGAAAGCAGCAACGATTGTAGCTTCACAAGTGAATCTAAAGCCCAATAGCATTTTGGGATTAGCTACTGGTGGAACTCCAGTAGGAATGTACCAAGAGTTAGTAAAAATGTATGAAGATGATGAAGTGGATTTCAGTGAAGTGAAATCTTTCAATCTAGATGAATATTATCCTATAGATAGAACTAATGATCAAAGTTATTATTATTATATGAAGAATAATCTATTCAATCATATTAATATTAGTGAGGATAATATCAATATACCTAACGGAAGAGCTGAAGATATAGAAAAAGAGTGTTATGAGTATGACCATAAAATATATAATTCTGGAGGCATAGATCTACAGGTGTTAGGTATTGGTACAAATGGACATATTGGTTTTAATGAACCTGATTTAACATTTGAATCAGGAACTCATAAAGTAAAGCTTGATGAAGAAACCATAAAAGCTAATTCAAGATTCTTTGATTCAATAGATGAAGTACCAAAAGAAGCAATAAGTATGGGAATGAAAACAATAATGCAGTCAAAGAAAATAGTACTTTTAGCCAATGGAGAAGCTAAAGCCAAGATAATAGACAAAATGTTATTTGGAGAAATTTCACCTAATGTACCTGCTTCTATTTTACAATTACATCCACATGTCATACTGATACTTGATAAAGAAGCAGCTGAGTATATACAAGATAAAATATGA
- the nagA gene encoding N-acetylglucosamine-6-phosphate deacetylase, which yields MKCIKNGKILIDGRFIENKAIIFNETISEIIDSNQIDDYTELEIIDAKGNYVVPGFIDVHIHGYKGHDTMEGDINGLRTISRLIAENGVTSFLPTTMTMDVPIIRKSLQTIKEIIEDKSYGAEVLGTHLEGPFISEKFKGAQSEEFIIEPHSSVIEGYEDIIKIITIAPEVKGALEFIDKYTKEYDIKFSMGHSAATYDEAIKGIEKGICSSTHLFNAMTGLHHRKPGVVGAVMNSDIRCELIADTIHVDPVLFSLIARIKGVDKILLITDAIMGAGLSDGEYQLGGQDVTLKNGKCMLSNGTIAGSSLKLNRAVYNFTKYTEYELEKVIDLVTINQAKYIGVDDRKGSLEIGKDADIAVIDDELNIYYTIGKGKTLYEKSN from the coding sequence ATGAAATGTATTAAAAACGGAAAAATTTTAATTGATGGTAGGTTCATAGAAAACAAAGCAATTATTTTCAATGAGACAATCAGCGAAATTATTGATAGCAATCAGATAGATGATTATACTGAACTAGAAATAATTGATGCAAAAGGCAATTATGTGGTGCCTGGTTTTATTGATGTACATATCCATGGATATAAAGGGCATGATACTATGGAAGGAGATATCAATGGATTAAGGACCATAAGTAGATTGATTGCAGAAAATGGAGTAACATCATTTTTACCAACAACCATGACAATGGATGTACCAATTATAAGGAAATCACTCCAGACAATTAAAGAAATTATAGAAGACAAAAGTTATGGAGCAGAAGTGTTAGGTACTCACTTAGAAGGACCTTTCATAAGTGAGAAATTCAAAGGAGCACAGTCAGAAGAATTTATTATTGAACCACATTCAAGTGTAATAGAAGGTTATGAAGATATAATAAAAATTATTACTATCGCACCTGAGGTAAAAGGAGCTCTTGAATTCATAGATAAATATACAAAAGAATATGATATAAAATTTTCTATGGGGCATTCAGCAGCTACATATGATGAAGCAATTAAAGGAATCGAAAAAGGAATTTGTTCATCAACACATTTATTTAATGCTATGACAGGACTTCATCACAGAAAACCTGGTGTAGTTGGGGCTGTAATGAATTCTGATATAAGATGTGAATTAATAGCAGATACTATTCATGTTGATCCTGTTTTATTTAGTTTGATAGCAAGAATAAAAGGTGTTGATAAAATATTATTGATTACAGATGCTATTATGGGAGCTGGACTCAGTGATGGAGAATATCAGCTTGGAGGACAAGATGTAACATTAAAAAATGGTAAGTGCATGTTATCTAATGGAACTATAGCAGGTAGTTCATTGAAATTGAACCGAGCAGTATATAATTTTACAAAATACACTGAATACGAATTAGAAAAAGTTATTGATTTAGTTACTATCAATCAAGCTAAATATATAGGTGTAGATGATAGAAAAGGTTCTTTAGAAATTGGTAAAGATGCAGATATTGCAGTTATCGATGATGAATTAAACATATATTATACTATTGGGAAAGGAAAGACATTATATGAAAAATCAAATTAG
- a CDS encoding ROK family transcriptional regulator, which produces MTHAGNQSMVKKNNQKAIVKYLMHNGATSRADLAKILEVSKPTISKNTNELIEENILIEEGKGDNELGKKSILVNFNKDFKYVLGIDISKRRFKITLGDLLCNVKYTLDIEYNHPDDIDCLAFIEDFLHNNNIVKSDIYCIGISYPGIISNGTFPNILSEKVNQIKLKKLTNAIEKAFDAKTIIKNDINLAVIGERIITGLLDIDNLLYISVDVGIGAGLIINGKLYEGDRKGAGEIGFTIPNIQADGNYVNIEEVASKTGIIKIIKKDFNKINQSILYKLCNGNIDNISMRNFAIALKQGDTYCQQLIEKVSMYLGITIANITSLLDIENVIISGDIPNLHESVINKINEVVSQLVPFHTSVNIARGKESSLIGAVNIAIEITINDILD; this is translated from the coding sequence ATGACTCATGCTGGAAACCAATCAATGGTAAAAAAGAATAATCAAAAAGCTATAGTAAAATATCTGATGCATAATGGTGCAACGTCAAGAGCTGATTTAGCTAAGATACTTGAAGTTAGTAAGCCAACCATATCAAAAAACACTAACGAATTAATAGAAGAGAATATTTTGATTGAAGAGGGTAAAGGTGATAACGAATTAGGTAAGAAATCCATTCTGGTCAACTTTAATAAAGATTTCAAATACGTGTTGGGAATAGATATTTCCAAGAGACGATTTAAAATAACTCTTGGCGACTTATTGTGTAATGTGAAATATACATTGGATATTGAATATAATCATCCAGATGACATAGATTGTTTAGCTTTCATAGAAGATTTTTTACACAACAACAATATCGTGAAATCAGATATTTATTGTATAGGCATATCTTATCCAGGAATTATAAGTAATGGAACGTTTCCCAATATTCTTTCAGAGAAAGTTAACCAGATAAAATTAAAGAAACTGACTAATGCTATAGAGAAAGCATTTGATGCTAAGACCATAATTAAGAATGATATAAATTTAGCTGTAATCGGGGAACGAATAATTACAGGATTGTTGGACATAGATAATCTTTTATATATAAGTGTAGATGTAGGTATTGGAGCAGGATTGATAATTAACGGTAAATTATATGAAGGTGATAGAAAGGGTGCAGGGGAAATAGGTTTCACTATACCCAATATTCAAGCTGATGGTAATTATGTAAATATTGAAGAAGTAGCATCTAAGACAGGTATAATCAAAATCATAAAAAAAGATTTCAACAAAATAAATCAAAGTATATTGTACAAATTGTGTAATGGCAATATTGATAACATATCAATGCGTAATTTTGCAATAGCATTAAAACAAGGTGATACTTATTGTCAACAACTGATAGAGAAAGTATCCATGTACTTAGGCATAACTATTGCTAATATAACGTCTTTACTAGATATTGAAAATGTTATCATTAGCGGAGATATACCTAATCTACATGAATCAGTAATTAATAAAATTAATGAAGTAGTATCTCAATTAGTTCCATTTCACACATCTGTCAATATTGCCAGAGGGAAAGAATCTAGTTTGATAGGAGCTGTCAATATTGCTATAGAAATAACAATCAATGATATACTCGACTGA
- a CDS encoding neutral/alkaline ceramidase, with translation MLMFIKKSVVILCSIMLLVISTSHASYANENTSNFNIGTGIYDITGPAAEVVMMGYASSDQTTGGIHMRLRSRAFVITNEDKRVVFVSADLGQIFQGVKQGVMRKLHKTYGDLYRDENVLLSATHTHSGPAGHSHYALYNISAYGYIEQNYECIVDGIYQSIVRAHNNLEPGYIEINSSTLQGTSINRSIEAYNNNEEAERDMFEDDVDRDMVMLNLKNSDDELLGIINWFPIHPTSMGNDNHLISSDNKGYASYLFENDMGTEYMAEKTFIAAFAQSDCGDSSPNIYGGEQGYGDNDFESTKYAGEQQYEKCCELSDGAYTLIDGSIDYRHKYIDFSDIDIAPEYINYKSYSEVPTEISEDDMMATYDAAIGYSFACGAEDGPSNIDMFHEGMKADEYPIEEGCNLVKTAQQFLNIIPEINTVNGLKYPELWDEHYPKPILFATGKGEPYPWTPEILPVQIVQIGQLVLVAVPAEFTSMSGRRLKSIIKKTMDSGSDIDHTVVIAGLSNAYSGYVATPEEYDVQHYEGASTHFGKWTLPAYIQEFHGLANDMKSGAVTDSGPTPRNLIDEQMCFQTGVVLDNVPIGKEFGDVEQQVDSSYNTGETVTVSFWTGHPKNDLKIQSTYLEVQHKVDGEWITIANDWDFETKYKWIRKDPVWGSSLAKIKWTIPEDTLDGIYRIVHHGAYKNGWTGKICDFDGVSNEFQVN, from the coding sequence ATGTTAATGTTTATTAAGAAATCTGTTGTAATTTTATGCTCCATAATGTTACTAGTTATATCTACATCTCATGCTTCATATGCTAATGAAAACACAAGTAATTTCAATATAGGTACAGGAATATATGACATAACAGGACCTGCGGCAGAAGTTGTTATGATGGGGTATGCCAGTAGTGATCAAACGACTGGTGGAATACATATGAGGCTTCGTTCAAGAGCATTTGTAATAACGAATGAAGATAAAAGAGTTGTATTTGTCAGCGCAGATCTGGGACAAATATTTCAAGGTGTAAAACAAGGAGTAATGAGGAAATTACACAAAACTTATGGTGACTTATATAGAGATGAGAACGTATTATTAAGCGCTACTCATACACATAGTGGACCAGCTGGTCATTCGCATTATGCGTTATACAATATATCGGCTTATGGGTATATTGAACAAAATTATGAGTGCATAGTAGATGGTATATACCAATCTATAGTAAGAGCTCATAATAACTTGGAACCAGGCTATATTGAGATTAATTCTTCAACACTTCAAGGGACAAGTATCAACAGGTCTATAGAAGCTTACAATAATAATGAAGAGGCTGAGAGAGATATGTTTGAAGATGATGTTGATAGAGATATGGTGATGCTTAATTTGAAGAATAGTGATGATGAATTATTAGGTATAATTAATTGGTTCCCTATTCATCCAACATCAATGGGTAATGATAACCACTTGATATCCAGCGATAATAAAGGTTATGCTTCTTATTTATTTGAAAATGATATGGGTACAGAATATATGGCGGAGAAAACTTTTATAGCAGCTTTTGCGCAAAGTGATTGTGGAGATTCTTCACCTAATATTTATGGTGGTGAACAAGGATATGGAGACAATGACTTTGAAAGCACCAAGTATGCAGGAGAACAACAATATGAGAAATGTTGTGAACTTAGTGATGGAGCTTATACACTTATAGATGGAAGTATTGATTATAGGCATAAATATATAGATTTTTCTGATATAGATATTGCACCTGAATATATCAACTATAAATCATATAGTGAAGTACCTACAGAAATATCAGAAGATGATATGATGGCAACTTATGATGCGGCTATTGGATATTCTTTTGCATGCGGTGCAGAAGATGGACCAAGTAATATAGACATGTTTCATGAAGGAATGAAAGCAGATGAATATCCTATAGAGGAGGGGTGCAACTTAGTAAAGACCGCTCAACAATTCCTCAATATAATACCTGAAATCAATACTGTAAATGGTTTGAAATACCCTGAACTCTGGGATGAACATTATCCAAAACCAATACTTTTCGCTACTGGTAAAGGAGAACCATATCCATGGACGCCAGAGATACTACCAGTACAGATTGTACAGATTGGACAATTAGTATTAGTAGCTGTTCCAGCTGAATTCACATCAATGTCTGGAAGAAGACTTAAGTCGATTATTAAAAAAACAATGGATAGTGGTTCAGATATAGATCATACGGTTGTTATAGCAGGGTTATCTAATGCATATAGTGGTTATGTAGCGACACCTGAAGAATATGATGTACAGCATTATGAAGGGGCATCAACCCATTTTGGAAAGTGGACATTACCAGCATATATTCAAGAGTTTCATGGGTTAGCTAATGATATGAAAAGTGGTGCAGTAACAGATTCTGGTCCTACACCTCGTAATCTGATTGATGAGCAGATGTGTTTCCAAACAGGAGTAGTACTAGACAATGTTCCAATAGGAAAAGAATTCGGTGATGTTGAACAACAAGTAGACTCTTCTTACAATACTGGTGAAACTGTTACTGTTAGTTTTTGGACTGGACATCCTAAGAATGATTTGAAGATACAATCAACTTACTTGGAAGTTCAACATAAGGTTGATGGTGAATGGATAACTATCGCTAACGATTGGGATTTTGAAACGAAATACAAATGGATAAGAAAAGATCCAGTATGGGGAAGTTCTCTTGCAAAAATCAAATGGACAATTCCAGAAGATACACTTGATGGAATTTATAGAATAGTTCATCATGGGGCATATAAAAATGGATGGACAGGAAAAATTTGTGATTTTGATGGAGTATCCAATGAATTTCAAGTTAATTGA
- a CDS encoding sensor histidine kinase, translating into MVLKKLLHGRKSKKFRTIFIEYLLIFCMTTFLLATFLVVAFQILSSNGTILPGYFSERQLFEMKDRIASSEAVTVDLIPENCRYAVFTLEGKYISGNFPGNEATQVWNFTQVKGSKIYLNYHYLSIPRKDEICIVRYTYRAQFSSSLLRRLLPYPEILFFILFGIGFLLESFFFASLFGKKLVRKMSGMQNATEKIQNQDLEFTVESSGIVEIDNVLWSLDKMKETLKTSLKKQWRMEKERRKQISALAHDIKTPLTVVRGNVDLLLKTEQTQEQEEYTAFIKDSTNQMEQYIKTLIEISKAEVGYSLRKTPVDSKCFIDSMHSQINALVTFKKLTLDFQVHNLLKYINVDYDLLQRAIMNIVSNSVDFSPENGEVIFKVEGMGDSIRFCVVDYGQGFSSDALKNATQQFYMADKSRTAKNHYGMGLFIAKSIAEQHGGILSIDNSAKTGGGKVMIELPVNWS; encoded by the coding sequence ATGGTGTTAAAAAAACTTTTGCATGGGAGAAAATCAAAAAAATTTCGTACTATTTTTATTGAATATTTACTTATATTTTGTATGACTACATTCTTACTGGCGACATTTTTAGTTGTTGCTTTCCAAATATTGTCATCAAATGGTACAATTCTGCCCGGTTATTTTAGTGAAAGACAGCTTTTTGAGATGAAAGATAGAATTGCAAGCAGTGAAGCGGTTACAGTAGATTTGATTCCAGAAAATTGTAGATATGCCGTTTTTACACTAGAGGGTAAATATATTTCAGGTAATTTTCCTGGAAATGAAGCGACTCAGGTATGGAATTTTACGCAAGTAAAAGGTAGTAAGATATATTTAAATTATCATTATTTATCAATTCCAAGAAAAGATGAGATCTGTATAGTGCGATATACTTACAGGGCACAATTTAGCTCCTCATTGCTTAGACGTTTACTACCTTATCCTGAAATTCTCTTTTTTATTCTATTCGGAATAGGATTTTTACTAGAATCTTTTTTCTTCGCTTCGCTATTTGGGAAAAAATTGGTTCGAAAAATGAGCGGTATGCAAAATGCAACGGAGAAAATACAGAATCAAGACTTAGAATTTACCGTTGAATCCAGTGGGATAGTAGAAATTGACAATGTGCTCTGGTCTTTGGATAAGATGAAAGAAACGCTGAAAACCTCACTAAAAAAACAATGGAGAATGGAAAAAGAACGCAGAAAACAGATATCAGCTCTCGCACATGATATAAAAACTCCTCTTACGGTTGTACGTGGAAATGTGGATTTATTATTGAAAACCGAACAAACACAAGAGCAAGAGGAATATACTGCCTTTATTAAAGATAGCACCAACCAAATGGAACAATATATAAAAACGCTTATAGAGATTTCAAAAGCGGAAGTGGGGTATTCTCTCAGAAAGACACCTGTTGACAGCAAATGTTTTATTGATAGTATGCATAGTCAAATTAATGCTTTAGTTACCTTTAAAAAGTTGACTTTGGATTTTCAAGTGCATAATCTTCTGAAGTATATAAATGTAGATTATGATTTGCTTCAAAGGGCTATTATGAATATTGTTTCCAATTCTGTGGATTTTTCACCTGAAAATGGGGAGGTTATTTTTAAGGTTGAAGGCATGGGAGATAGTATTCGGTTTTGCGTTGTTGATTATGGACAAGGGTTTTCTTCTGATGCACTTAAAAATGCTACTCAGCAGTTTTATATGGCTGATAAGAGTAGAACCGCAAAAAATCATTATGGTATGGGGTTGTTTATAGCAAAATCTATTGCTGAGCAGCATGGGGGGATTCTTTCTATAGATAATTCAGCAAAAACTGGTGGGGGGAAGGTGATGATTGAATTGCCTGTTAATTGGTCGTAA
- a CDS encoding response regulator transcription factor has protein sequence MASILAIDDEKAVLTLIKNILQMDHHIVTALSDPEKIFDLQLGNFDLILLDVMMPNVDGFTLCGQIRDKVDCPIIFLTAKTMENDIMVGLSEGADDYILKPFGAGELQARINAHLRREKRQHRNVLCVGNIHFNLSGKEISIHNETIPFTKAEYEICELLAKNRGQIFSKEEIYESVFGYDGESDSCTIVVHIKNIRAKFSKFQVLPIETIWGIGYKWC, from the coding sequence ATGGCAAGTATATTAGCAATTGACGACGAAAAAGCAGTTCTAACACTGATAAAAAATATCCTGCAAATGGATCATCATATTGTCACTGCCCTCAGTGATCCTGAGAAAATATTTGATTTGCAGTTGGGAAATTTTGATTTGATTCTTCTAGATGTAATGATGCCCAATGTAGATGGTTTTACCCTTTGTGGTCAGATACGCGATAAAGTAGATTGTCCTATTATCTTCCTTACGGCAAAAACGATGGAGAATGACATTATGGTTGGGCTATCCGAAGGCGCTGACGATTACATCTTAAAACCATTTGGTGCCGGTGAATTGCAAGCACGTATTAATGCACATCTTCGTAGGGAGAAGCGACAACATCGTAATGTACTTTGCGTAGGGAACATTCATTTCAATCTATCTGGTAAAGAAATTTCAATTCATAATGAAACGATTCCATTTACAAAAGCAGAATATGAAATCTGTGAATTACTAGCAAAAAATCGAGGACAGATTTTTTCAAAAGAAGAAATCTACGAATCAGTTTTTGGATATGATGGTGAAAGTGATAGCTGTACAATTGTTGTACATATAAAAAATATTCGAGCAAAATTTAGTAAATTTCAGGTTTTACCTATAGAAACTATTTGGGGGATTGGGTATAAATGGTGTTAA
- a CDS encoding lantibiotic immunity ABC transporter MutG family permease subunit has product MKTFLRYLQSDFMKIKRSSVLWVHILVPIAGIVLFLFSYVIKEQAAGSMVESFLGAMASAFPIAIGLVCSMTAEQESDAGNFQGLLTGPSKLLPFFSMTVMLLLLGFGSSLLASFGFKAGLAIFLHEVPFGVNFYLHSAILIYAGNLFIYFFHLFLSLRFNKNVSIGVGIVESLISLLLLTGLGDEWWIFIPCSWALRLLKPFFQLGGVIPINPEINAAITLCCIETVLIFAFVIIWFTRWEGKKTEE; this is encoded by the coding sequence ATGAAGACATTTTTACGTTATTTGCAATCTGATTTTATGAAAATAAAGAGGAGTTCTGTTTTGTGGGTGCATATCCTTGTTCCAATTGCAGGTATTGTACTGTTTCTTTTTTCTTATGTCATTAAAGAGCAAGCAGCTGGTTCCATGGTTGAATCTTTTCTGGGAGCAATGGCTTCTGCATTCCCAATAGCTATCGGTTTGGTCTGTTCTATGACTGCTGAACAGGAATCTGATGCAGGAAATTTTCAAGGATTGCTTACCGGTCCGTCCAAGTTGCTTCCATTTTTCAGTATGACTGTTATGCTTTTGCTACTTGGCTTTGGTTCTTCACTGCTTGCCTCATTTGGTTTTAAGGCAGGATTAGCGATATTTTTACATGAAGTACCATTTGGGGTGAATTTTTATCTTCATAGTGCTATACTGATATATGCAGGTAACCTTTTTATATACTTCTTTCATCTTTTTTTGAGCCTTAGATTTAATAAAAATGTTTCTATTGGAGTTGGAATTGTAGAAAGCTTGATATCTCTTTTGTTGTTAACAGGACTAGGAGATGAATGGTGGATTTTTATTCCCTGTAGTTGGGCATTGCGCCTACTTAAGCCATTTTTTCAATTAGGTGGAGTAATACCCATAAACCCAGAAATAAACGCAGCAATTACTTTATGTTGTATTGAAACGGTTCTTATATTCGCTTTTGTAATTATATGGTTTACACGTTGGGAAGGGAAGAAAACCGAGGAGTAA
- a CDS encoding lantibiotic immunity ABC transporter MutE/EpiE family permease subunit, translating into MKELVFAEYQKYKRTFTKKLIWLAPTFTLLISILLGLGRLSQQGSYNWWCLMILPGTITLICVSIAKKDKRKLNYRSILSLPISPETVWLGKIGTGVFLHFITCSIFFLGVTIGGVVFGSSISLLRSAAGSMVLFITFLWQIPLCMFLSERLGLFLTVGINIAANMISTIFISTESSWWIPYAIPSRLMCPIIKVMPNGLSVPPNDPLLSTSVILPGILITLIMFVVLSLLTELPYRKLEAK; encoded by the coding sequence GTGAAAGAATTAGTTTTTGCGGAATATCAGAAGTACAAGCGTACGTTTACCAAAAAGTTAATTTGGCTTGCACCAACTTTTACTTTGTTGATTTCTATTTTGCTGGGATTAGGAAGATTGAGTCAGCAAGGCAGCTATAACTGGTGGTGTTTAATGATATTACCAGGTACGATTACTCTAATTTGTGTAAGTATCGCCAAAAAGGATAAGAGGAAACTGAATTATCGTAGTATCCTTAGTCTTCCAATTAGTCCTGAAACAGTTTGGTTAGGGAAAATAGGCACAGGTGTTTTTTTGCATTTCATCACTTGCAGTATTTTTTTCTTAGGCGTAACAATAGGAGGAGTGGTGTTTGGCAGTTCTATTTCTCTCCTTAGAAGCGCCGCAGGAAGCATGGTGCTTTTTATTACTTTTTTATGGCAAATTCCCTTGTGTATGTTTCTTTCGGAAAGATTGGGACTATTTCTGACTGTTGGCATAAATATCGCAGCCAATATGATTAGTACAATATTTATTTCAACAGAATCCAGTTGGTGGATACCTTATGCAATTCCGTCACGTTTGATGTGTCCTATTATCAAAGTTATGCCCAATGGTCTTTCGGTTCCTCCAAATGATCCGTTGCTTTCTACTAGTGTAATTTTGCCTGGTATTTTGATAACTTTGATCATGTTTGTTGTTTTATCATTGCTTACAGAATTGCCATACAGAAAATTGGAGGCGAAATAA
- a CDS encoding lantibiotic protection ABC transporter ATP-binding protein: MGNIILQTRDLCKTFKKQKAVNNVSLVIEENSLYGLLGPNGAGKSTILKMLTGMLRPTSGEILFDGHPWQRKDLRDIGALIESPPLYENLTARENLKVRTTVLGLSSSRIDEVLKTVDLTDTGSKRAGQFSMGMKQRLGIAIALLNHPKILILDEPTNGLDPIGIQELRELIKSFPEQGITVILSSHILSEVEQIVDHIGIISNGILGYQDATSCEQDLEKLFMQVVSMNRRGGE; this comes from the coding sequence ATGGGAAATATTATTTTACAGACTAGAGATTTATGCAAAACATTTAAGAAGCAAAAAGCGGTAAACAACGTTTCGCTTGTTATTGAGGAAAATTCGTTGTATGGACTTCTTGGTCCAAATGGTGCAGGTAAGTCAACTATTCTTAAGATGCTTACTGGAATGCTTCGTCCAACATCAGGAGAGATTTTGTTTGATGGGCATCCGTGGCAGAGGAAAGATCTTAGGGATATTGGGGCATTGATTGAGTCTCCTCCTTTATATGAGAATTTGACGGCTAGAGAAAATTTGAAGGTGAGAACAACTGTGCTTGGGCTTTCTTCTTCGCGTATTGATGAAGTACTTAAGACTGTAGACTTGACAGATACGGGAAGTAAGCGTGCAGGACAATTTTCCATGGGGATGAAACAGCGACTTGGTATTGCCATAGCACTTCTTAACCATCCGAAGATATTAATTCTGGATGAACCTACTAATGGTTTGGATCCTATTGGAATTCAAGAGCTGCGTGAACTCATCAAGTCTTTTCCGGAGCAAGGAATTACGGTTATTCTTTCAAGTCATATTTTATCTGAGGTGGAGCAGATTGTAGATCATATCGGAATCATCTCTAATGGTATACTGGGTTATCAGGACGCTACTTCATGTGAACAGGATCTTGAAAAATTGTTTATGCAGGTAGTTTCTATGAATAGAAGAGGGGGTGAATAG